Genomic window (Vigna unguiculata cultivar IT97K-499-35 chromosome 10, ASM411807v1, whole genome shotgun sequence):
AAAACACCACCAACGCTAAGGACGACGAAGCCATGTTAGCAGACATTGATCGCTTTCTCATTGAGAATTTCAAGAACCTGTTCCTCGATGACCATCGTGAAGAAACCACCACCAAAGAACAAAAATCTCCCAAACTTGACTCTATCAGATTTGACTCTTCTGCAAGGTTCGATGAGTCGCCACTGAACCTCTTCACAGACACAACAACCGAAGCGGGACTATCCAGTTTGACCATGTCCGAGCCTGAGGGCGTGGAAGAACAAACCACCGTTCCGAGTAATTGCGTGGTGGTCTTGGCCAACTCCGGCAGACCCACGGAGGATTTCCGTCGGTCCATGGAGGGTATGGTTGAAGCAAGGTACGCTGaaagaataatgaatcatgttTTTGCCATGTGAAGTTTCAGTCTTTTAGTGTTTGTTACTCGTACATTAGATTTAACATTGATTTGTGTGGTAGATTGAAGAAAAGTGAAAAGGTGGATTGGGACTTCATGCAAGAGCTTTTGTTCTGCCACATGAATCTGAACCAAAAGAAGTGGCACAAGTTCATTCTCAACGCGTTTGTGGACGTCGCCACCACCCTACGCCAGTCACCGGAGATTTCTCCGACGAAGAGCCAGCCAGCGCAGAGCGTTCGGACTGTTAGAATCGGTAgagaagtaagaaaaaaaacaaaggaagCAATCACCTTGGAATTTGGGTCACCCTAAATTACTTGTATTAAGAGGTTGACTTTCAATAAGAAAACATGGAAATAACTTTGGTTTTTCTGAATTATTAATGTGAAATGTAGAAATTGTtaatcttttctctttttttttttattcagcAAACAAAATAATCggataaactttttaaaatacacataaatagatttttttggattatatatatatatatatatttgaactaTTATAAAgaaacaacttttatttttaaattaaattataaaatacattttttcttcactttatCAATCAAAAATGTAAAACATTATCGTGATaggtaatattataatttatatgaaatattgtttgtctcattaaaaacattttatataatatttattgagaATAATTTTTTACGTAACTTCTACAAAATGTAAAAtgtaaagattaaatattttataatttaatttaaaggtAATATATAAGCTTttatagtaatttaaaaaatatattttatcctcattattttaatactaaCGAACACACACGGACGCTGttgtgtttgtattttttaatttttaagaaatttaagttaagattaataacaaatatataattaatttttaaaacaattattaaatataaaattaaaaaaataagatatgtaaaaaaaagtttttaaaataatggtttaaaaaaaaaaattaaaataacgattaaaaataaattgtatataaaataattaatttttaaaacaattaatgataaaattgaaataataaaatgttgacACAAAATAAGATATCTCATTATATATTGTTAGAAATAAAGTTTGAGAAGATgatgaatatgaatataaaaattttcatggATATGTCAACGTGGACGTGTGGGAGTGTAACCGTGCATATCCTTAAGTTATTACAtctatgattttaattattcatttaataaaataaaagtattaattttgtaataaatttttatttaatagctgatttttaacatatagagacatattcatataaatatatattgcaTTTATTgagttattaatattatcttgattagttgtattttaaatttaataaatataataatgaattatgaatgtgtacaatacaataaatttaatgtgAAGCATCAagagtttttaatatattttcattataaatatataataaatgttcGCAAGtgtattttaattactttacattacaaaaaataacattttttaacatattaaagtaattaatctataatctatactattatattatattaagagAATTCATCATTTTGgtgtccaattttttttaattttatctctcaagtgattattttttatttaacatttttattttaaatttaactatcttttaaaattaaataaataaaaaatatctacaaaataaataaaaattatctataattaaattaaattgtaaaaaatatttatatttattattattattttattattttttgtt
Coding sequences:
- the LOC114165707 gene encoding transcription repressor OFP14-like, which produces MSKKISKSLKDCLTKIKTSQRSMVQLSSKKWVPKGCKHPRTPSIDMDKNKNIISKNTTNAKDDEAMLADIDRFLIENFKNLFLDDHREETTTKEQKSPKLDSIRFDSSARFDESPLNLFTDTTTEAGLSSLTMSEPEGVEEQTTVPSNCVVVLANSGRPTEDFRRSMEGMVEARLKKSEKVDWDFMQELLFCHMNLNQKKWHKFILNAFVDVATTLRQSPEISPTKSQPAQSVRTVRIGREVRKKTKEAITLEFGSP